In Bacteroidota bacterium, a single window of DNA contains:
- a CDS encoding SusC/RagA family TonB-linked outer membrane protein encodes MKRLMLLLTAVLFFSSISSKVFAESGYQQAPKDSIPKKIIGKVKITVKDLMDGSVLDSVYVSVGLKRGYTDNKGIIEFDSIPAGTMAIVSKSGYIVQSKKVKADMQIRIGKRDMRSSANNYKNGLFERPIEHFSGAATIVSGNDLRKINPLNFTEALKYYDPSFIVTRDNLNGDDPNVTPSVKIRGSYNFPASATIASQSGNVVTGAQINPSVGDYVASNIANPNQPVILLNGVQVALQTALDIDINRIEKITILKDAAATSIYGVRGGTGVLLIQTKAPQKGDFSVTYSGQVQVTTPDLSSYSLWNAPEKLQLEHDAGYYTNNPSLYQDRLYQVNKGINTNWLDMPTRTGVGSKHSLSLEGGDDDINYGMDFSYNDIKGVMKGSDRKNVNFGGFISTRLKNVVINNYLSYQRSNASNSTYGSFSEYARQNPYWNPYDSITGEMARVLEDYTYQGNTVRYYNPAYNGTISTTDETAYSRISNLTNINWAIGHGFRLNGRFGISKQSDQQDYFLPPTHTAFAGYTPSQFFNRGKYNQTVSDFLSMEGTLNLDYTKKTGLHQFYGSTGVTALETRSESTGIELVGFTTDKLSDLAFGNAYSNTRPTTGIIETRLVSGYGNFAYSYDNRYQFEASVNADASSQFGENNRVASHWSAGASWNLHQERFFHENKILNQLRVRASVGTAGNQFFQSYLGHSYYNYYTDRQYIQGGSGFGTRGIGLGAFLTGFANEDIKAPETQKQNIGMDAVLLQNRLSVRIDAYRNKTKDIVLPVVSPSSTGFINFTYYDNLGAIENKGIELDLNYTIIKNVKKAIVWNIRLNGIHNEDRIIATSEYLDKLNNANDAMSVDQTRPQPHYVTGKSLTNIWAVNSLGIDPATGKEKFLKANGTETFTWDAADKVSAGDMSPDWLGSFGTSVSVKNITAGIYFNYQFGAKIYNQTLADRLENADLTYNLDRRSADNRWTQPGDNALYKPLSLNGMATSPTYATTRFVENNDFINCSAISLDYAIPQSITEKIKAKNAKLGFVANNVFSSGGIKAEKGIYYPVHRMYSFSITASF; translated from the coding sequence ATGAAACGTTTAATGCTTTTATTAACTGCTGTTTTATTTTTTAGCAGTATTTCTTCTAAAGTGTTTGCAGAAAGCGGATACCAGCAGGCTCCAAAAGACAGTATTCCCAAAAAAATAATTGGAAAAGTAAAGATCACCGTAAAAGATCTGATGGACGGAAGTGTATTGGATAGTGTTTACGTCAGCGTTGGACTTAAACGTGGTTATACTGACAATAAAGGGATCATTGAGTTTGACAGTATACCAGCCGGAACTATGGCCATTGTAAGCAAGAGCGGTTATATTGTTCAATCAAAAAAAGTAAAAGCTGATATGCAGATCCGGATCGGAAAAAGAGATATGCGGTCCTCAGCTAATAATTATAAAAACGGATTATTTGAAAGACCAATTGAACATTTTTCAGGTGCCGCTACTATCGTTTCAGGCAATGATCTGCGGAAAATAAATCCGCTGAATTTCACAGAAGCATTGAAATATTATGATCCTTCTTTTATTGTTACAAGAGATAATCTTAATGGCGATGATCCTAATGTTACTCCATCTGTAAAGATCAGGGGCTCGTATAATTTTCCAGCTTCAGCAACTATTGCAAGCCAATCAGGAAATGTAGTTACTGGTGCTCAGATCAATCCTTCAGTTGGTGATTATGTTGCCAGCAATATTGCCAATCCAAATCAACCTGTTATTTTATTAAATGGCGTGCAGGTTGCATTGCAGACAGCACTGGATATCGATATCAACCGGATAGAAAAGATCACCATTTTAAAAGATGCGGCAGCTACATCTATATATGGTGTACGTGGCGGAACCGGAGTTTTATTAATTCAAACCAAAGCACCTCAAAAAGGTGATTTCAGTGTTACTTATTCAGGACAGGTACAGGTTACTACTCCTGATCTTTCTTCTTACAGTTTATGGAATGCTCCGGAAAAATTACAGTTGGAACACGACGCTGGATATTATACTAACAATCCTTCTTTATACCAGGATCGTTTATACCAGGTAAACAAAGGGATCAATACCAATTGGCTTGATATGCCAACAAGAACAGGAGTTGGCAGCAAACATTCTTTATCACTTGAAGGTGGTGATGATGATATAAATTATGGGATGGATTTTTCCTATAATGATATAAAAGGTGTGATGAAAGGATCAGACAGGAAGAATGTAAATTTTGGTGGCTTTATCAGTACCCGGCTTAAGAATGTTGTAATAAATAATTATCTCAGTTATCAAAGATCAAACGCTTCCAATTCAACTTATGGCAGCTTTAGTGAATATGCCAGGCAAAATCCTTACTGGAATCCTTATGATTCAATAACGGGTGAAATGGCCAGGGTATTAGAAGACTATACTTACCAGGGTAATACTGTGCGTTATTATAATCCTGCATACAACGGCACTATTTCAACAACAGATGAAACAGCATATTCAAGGATAAGCAATTTAACCAACATCAACTGGGCAATCGGCCATGGCTTCCGTTTGAATGGAAGATTTGGGATTAGTAAACAATCGGATCAACAGGATTATTTCCTTCCACCGACACACACTGCTTTTGCTGGTTATACTCCCAGCCAATTTTTTAATAGGGGAAAGTATAATCAAACCGTTAGTGATTTTTTAAGTATGGAGGGAACACTAAACCTGGATTACACTAAAAAAACAGGGTTGCACCAGTTCTATGGATCAACCGGCGTAACAGCTTTGGAAACAAGAAGTGAATCTACAGGTATTGAATTAGTTGGATTTACTACTGATAAGCTATCTGATCTTGCTTTTGGTAATGCTTATTCCAACACAAGGCCAACAACTGGTATAATTGAAACACGTTTAGTATCGGGTTATGGAAACTTTGCATATAGCTATGATAACCGTTACCAGTTTGAAGCTTCTGTGAATGCTGATGCATCTTCTCAGTTTGGTGAAAATAACAGGGTGGCTTCACATTGGTCTGCCGGTGCAAGCTGGAATCTTCACCAGGAAAGATTTTTCCATGAGAACAAGATCTTAAATCAATTGCGTGTTCGTGCCAGTGTTGGTACAGCAGGCAACCAGTTTTTTCAATCATACCTCGGTCACTCTTATTATAATTATTATACTGACAGGCAATATATACAAGGTGGTAGTGGTTTTGGAACAAGAGGTATCGGGTTAGGCGCTTTCTTAACAGGCTTTGCCAATGAAGATATTAAGGCTCCGGAAACACAGAAGCAAAATATTGGAATGGATGCTGTGTTATTACAGAACAGGTTATCAGTTCGTATAGATGCTTACAGGAATAAAACAAAAGACATCGTTTTACCCGTAGTTTCTCCATCATCAACAGGCTTTATAAACTTTACTTATTATGATAACCTGGGTGCAATTGAAAATAAAGGGATCGAACTTGATCTTAATTACACTATAATCAAAAATGTAAAAAAAGCCATTGTATGGAATATCCGTTTGAATGGAATTCATAATGAAGATCGCATTATAGCAACTTCAGAATACCTGGATAAACTTAATAATGCTAACGATGCAATGTCTGTTGATCAGACAAGACCACAACCCCATTATGTAACTGGAAAATCTCTTACTAATATCTGGGCTGTTAATTCATTAGGAATTGATCCGGCTACAGGCAAAGAAAAATTTCTGAAGGCAAATGGAACAGAGACGTTCACATGGGATGCAGCCGATAAAGTTTCTGCCGGCGATATGTCGCCTGACTGGTTGGGTTCTTTCGGAACAAGTGTATCTGTTAAGAATATCACAGCTGGCATTTATTTCAATTACCAGTTTGGTGCAAAAATTTATAATCAAACATTGGCAGACAGGCTGGAGAATGCTGATCTCACTTATAATTTAGACAGGAGATCTGCAGATAATCGCTGGACTCAACCTGGTGATAATGCATTGTACAAGCCATTATCATTAAATGGCATGGCTACATCGCCAACTTATGCTACTACCCGTTTTGTTGAAAACAATGATTTTATAAACTGTTCGGCGATCTCATTGGATTATGCAATACCGCAAAGCATAACTGAAAAGATCAAAGCTAAAAATGCAAAGCTTGGTTTTGTTGCAAACAATGTATTCAGTTCAGGAGGTATAAAAGCTGAAAAAGGAATTTATTATCCGGTTCATCGAATGTATTCATTTTCTATTACAGCAAGTTTCTAA
- a CDS encoding RagB/SusD family nutrient uptake outer membrane protein yields the protein MYNRGFKIYFLAAALIIVSLTGCKKWLDTDPPLQVSENTVFSNEQGFKEALNGVYLQMGGKSVYGRDMTFGLMSVLGRSYDTTISPAIANLYYQGARYNFQDAEVKATFKNIWESFYISIANLNNLLENAETRQNVFTGNNYNTIKGEALALRGFLHFDLLRMFAPSPAAAGLNAPAIPYVSKISPYASPVLTTGAFIDSCIADLKIAESLLSQTDMTTSRLTYWGVKGLLARIYLYKGDLQNAQSYALSVINSNKFPMITAVNSDWMITKEHLFSLYISLNISTEYYKSVLNTTPPLGFTTQNQTALFVTGGGATSDFRRAFLDPATAVALGNTIMPRKCYTFGNNNANVFPMIRVTEMYYIAAECATAALDSLKATDLLDSVRVHRGLPKYILPALKRDSLNIEIRKEYQKEFLSEGQMFYFYKRKDLPFSSLPFTKVPVMADASYVFIKPE from the coding sequence ATGTATAATAGAGGTTTCAAAATTTATTTCCTGGCTGCTGCACTGATCATCGTGTCTTTGACCGGCTGTAAAAAGTGGCTGGACACAGATCCCCCTTTGCAGGTTAGTGAGAATACTGTTTTCTCAAATGAACAGGGTTTTAAAGAAGCATTGAACGGAGTGTATCTGCAGATGGGCGGCAAAAGTGTCTATGGAAGAGATATGACCTTTGGCTTAATGTCTGTGCTCGGCAGAAGTTATGACACAACTATATCGCCTGCAATTGCTAATTTATATTACCAGGGTGCACGGTATAATTTCCAGGATGCGGAAGTGAAAGCAACTTTTAAAAATATCTGGGAAAGTTTTTATATCAGTATCGCCAACCTGAACAACCTTCTTGAAAATGCAGAGACAAGACAAAATGTTTTTACAGGCAATAACTACAATACTATTAAAGGTGAAGCTTTAGCATTACGGGGATTTCTGCATTTTGATCTGCTGAGGATGTTTGCTCCATCTCCTGCCGCTGCAGGTTTAAATGCGCCAGCTATTCCTTACGTATCTAAGATCAGTCCTTATGCTTCTCCTGTTTTAACTACAGGTGCATTTATTGATTCATGTATAGCTGATCTGAAAATAGCTGAGTCTTTACTTAGCCAAACGGATATGACCACTTCACGTTTAACTTATTGGGGCGTGAAGGGTTTATTGGCCCGTATCTATCTCTATAAAGGCGATCTTCAAAATGCACAATCTTATGCTTTATCGGTGATCAACAGTAATAAATTCCCGATGATCACTGCAGTTAATAGTGACTGGATGATCACAAAAGAACATTTATTCTCACTGTACATCAGCCTTAACATATCAACGGAGTATTATAAATCCGTGTTGAATACAACCCCTCCGCTGGGATTTACCACTCAAAACCAGACAGCACTGTTTGTTACAGGTGGTGGTGCAACAAGTGACTTCCGCCGTGCTTTTTTGGATCCTGCAACAGCAGTAGCTCTTGGCAATACTATTATGCCAAGAAAGTGTTATACGTTCGGAAACAATAATGCCAATGTGTTTCCGATGATCAGGGTTACAGAAATGTACTATATCGCTGCGGAGTGTGCTACGGCTGCACTTGATTCACTCAAAGCAACTGATCTGCTCGATTCAGTAAGAGTGCATCGCGGTTTACCAAAGTATATATTGCCTGCTTTGAAAAGAGACAGTCTCAATATTGAAATAAGAAAGGAATACCAGAAAGAATTCTTGAGTGAAGGACAAATGTTTTATTTCTATAAAAGAAAAGATCTGCCATTCTCTTCGTTGCCTTTTACCAAGGTTCCGGTTATGGCAGATGCATCTTATGTTTTTATAAAACCAGAATAA
- a CDS encoding SusC/RagA family TonB-linked outer membrane protein — MNYFKNKFPGKHRFFSMVTSCTLFLFFMATSIVYGQEKTIPVVKGVVKDDAGEVLAGATVIIKGTKISITTKNDGTFELKNVPEEAVLSVSYVGHTRIELKLKPGQADVTIKMTSSSGVLAEVVVNNGLYKRPAGNFTGAAKTYTGEQLKSVNPSNVLQALAVIDPAVRIEQNNALGSDPNQLPIIQIRGQNNLPISTQGGANAGASIVSNGDIMSTYLLNPNQPLIILDGFQSTLQTIYDMDINRIASITVLKDAAATTAYGSKAANGVIVVETKQPVAGRTQISYAINVGVEVADLTSYHLLDAKGLLEAQRLAGVYTDVNNHYNDIALKQWYDYRKYQAESGVNTYWLSQPVRTGVSTNHSLNISGGARSVRYALSLSYGNGVGVMKGSGRDRFGLIYNLSYINKSLRFSNNTSISYVKGNATPWGSYSSYASQFPFFKPTDSAGNTIKIFEPTSTTLGIPVAPPGGIFTNAAYNAGLDMNNYGYSMGITNNTNFEWTISKEMRMQAAISFGNNLPGSEAFFPADHTMFVNAISAGFTDLGSYTQSKGKNTVIDGKLGFSYNKKFGVHTIMSAFGVSGQATESNSTTLQVSGMPNDYLNQLGMAYGYGTSTKPVSTNNVTRSLSSYASVSYNYAGRYTAEITANASGSSQFGSNNRLAPFWSGGVAWNVDKEKFFKKNDIIQNLKIRFSTGITGNQNFAAHMSQPIFQYNLFNNYRLQLGAAVQAYANPNLKWQQTLKNNLGFEGGLFKGKISIGFEYLTESTDNLILPLDVAPSTGFVNYQDNLGSVKNTGYEFSITSPIIQNREKNIFWSLSFNVSHYENVITKLSPAIDALNKVNNTTNDPTIKQTSPLPRYVVGQSMTQIWAVPSLGIDPATGKEVFVKLDGSKTFTWDPNDKKPVGDAFSKLKGMIGSSFNYKGFTFNFNLSFEFGGQMYNQTLVDKIENVNLLVSNADERVLTERWKQPGDIVSFKSLVKDGISGSSQQTNVTSRFVQDNNYLEASSITAGYTFPSNLAWVKKMHISTPRFFVTFNDLFRFATIKTERGTGYPFAWKYNFGLSTTF; from the coding sequence ATGAATTACTTCAAAAATAAATTTCCCGGTAAGCATCGATTTTTTTCAATGGTGACAAGCTGTACGTTGTTCCTGTTCTTTATGGCAACAAGCATTGTCTATGGACAGGAAAAAACAATTCCGGTTGTAAAGGGTGTTGTGAAAGATGATGCTGGCGAAGTTTTAGCAGGTGCCACCGTTATCATCAAAGGGACAAAAATTTCTATTACCACTAAAAATGACGGAACATTTGAATTAAAAAATGTGCCGGAAGAAGCAGTATTGTCAGTTTCTTATGTTGGACATACAAGAATAGAATTAAAGTTAAAACCCGGCCAGGCTGATGTAACAATAAAAATGACTTCTTCAAGTGGGGTGCTCGCTGAAGTGGTTGTTAATAACGGTTTATATAAAAGACCCGCAGGAAATTTTACAGGTGCCGCCAAAACTTATACAGGCGAACAATTAAAATCTGTGAATCCTTCGAATGTATTGCAGGCATTAGCAGTCATAGACCCTGCTGTCCGCATTGAACAAAACAATGCATTGGGTAGCGATCCCAACCAATTACCAATTATTCAAATAAGAGGACAGAATAATTTACCCATATCTACACAAGGTGGCGCTAATGCAGGTGCCTCAATTGTCTCCAATGGAGATATCATGTCAACTTATTTACTGAATCCTAATCAACCACTTATTATTCTTGATGGTTTCCAATCTACGTTGCAGACTATTTATGATATGGATATAAACAGGATCGCAAGCATTACAGTTTTAAAAGATGCGGCGGCTACTACTGCCTATGGCTCCAAAGCAGCAAATGGTGTAATAGTAGTGGAAACCAAGCAACCTGTTGCAGGCCGCACACAGATCTCTTATGCGATCAATGTGGGAGTGGAAGTTGCCGATCTTACTTCCTATCACTTGCTGGATGCAAAAGGGTTGCTGGAAGCACAGCGCCTTGCAGGAGTTTATACCGATGTAAATAATCATTATAATGATATTGCTTTAAAGCAATGGTATGATTACCGCAAATACCAGGCAGAGAGTGGTGTGAATACATACTGGCTTTCACAACCGGTACGTACAGGAGTTAGCACTAATCACAGTCTCAATATCAGCGGTGGCGCAAGATCGGTCCGTTATGCTCTTTCGCTTAGTTATGGTAATGGAGTTGGCGTAATGAAAGGTTCCGGACGGGATAGGTTCGGATTAATTTATAACCTTAGCTATATAAACAAGAGTTTACGCTTTTCGAATAATACCAGTATTAGTTATGTCAAAGGAAACGCTACTCCATGGGGAAGTTATAGTTCATATGCGAGCCAGTTTCCTTTTTTCAAACCAACCGATTCTGCTGGAAACACAATAAAAATATTTGAACCCACTAGTACAACTTTGGGAATTCCCGTGGCACCACCGGGAGGCATTTTTACAAATGCCGCGTATAATGCAGGATTGGATATGAACAACTATGGTTATTCCATGGGAATTACCAATAACACCAACTTTGAATGGACAATAAGCAAAGAAATGCGGATGCAGGCTGCTATCAGTTTTGGAAATAACCTGCCGGGTTCTGAAGCATTTTTTCCTGCTGATCATACCATGTTTGTAAATGCTATATCTGCCGGATTTACCGACCTGGGGTCATACACACAAAGCAAGGGAAAAAATACTGTGATCGATGGTAAATTAGGGTTTAGTTACAATAAGAAATTTGGAGTCCACACCATCATGTCTGCATTCGGTGTTTCGGGACAAGCTACGGAAAGCAATTCCACCACTCTACAGGTTTCAGGTATGCCAAACGATTACCTTAACCAGTTAGGAATGGCGTATGGTTATGGCACTAGTACTAAACCTGTGTCAACTAACAATGTTACCCGAAGTCTTTCTTCTTATGCCAGCGTTAGTTACAATTATGCTGGTCGCTATACTGCGGAGATCACTGCGAATGCAAGTGGCTCTTCCCAATTCGGATCCAATAATAGATTAGCACCTTTTTGGTCAGGTGGTGTTGCATGGAATGTAGACAAAGAGAAATTTTTCAAAAAAAATGACATCATCCAGAATTTGAAAATAAGGTTTTCGACAGGGATTACCGGTAACCAGAATTTTGCTGCACACATGTCGCAGCCGATCTTCCAGTATAATCTCTTTAACAATTACCGGCTTCAACTTGGGGCAGCAGTTCAGGCCTATGCTAATCCAAACCTGAAATGGCAACAAACACTAAAGAATAATTTGGGTTTTGAAGGAGGATTGTTCAAAGGAAAAATAAGTATTGGATTTGAATACTTGACTGAGAGTACGGATAATCTTATTTTACCACTTGATGTAGCGCCGTCAACAGGTTTTGTAAATTACCAGGATAATCTTGGTTCGGTTAAAAACACCGGTTATGAATTCTCCATCACTTCCCCTATCATACAAAACAGGGAAAAGAATATTTTCTGGTCACTGTCGTTCAATGTTAGTCATTACGAAAATGTGATCACCAAACTTTCACCGGCAATTGATGCTTTGAATAAAGTCAACAATACCACCAATGACCCTACCATAAAGCAAACTTCACCATTGCCACGGTATGTAGTTGGACAATCCATGACCCAAATATGGGCAGTGCCTTCATTGGGTATTGATCCGGCAACAGGAAAAGAAGTATTTGTAAAATTGGATGGCAGTAAAACATTTACCTGGGATCCAAATGATAAAAAACCTGTCGGTGATGCCTTCAGCAAACTGAAAGGAATGATCGGTTCCAGTTTCAATTATAAGGGCTTTACATTCAATTTTAATTTAAGTTTCGAGTTTGGCGGCCAGATGTATAATCAAACGCTGGTAGATAAAATTGAAAATGTAAACCTGCTTGTCTCAAATGCTGATGAAAGAGTATTGACTGAAAGATGGAAGCAACCTGGTGATATTGTATCATTTAAATCACTTGTGAAGGATGGCATTTCAGGTAGCTCACAACAGACGAATGTCACTTCCCGTTTTGTGCAGGATAATAATTATCTCGAAGCATCGAGCATTACAGCTGGCTATACTTTTCCATCAAACTTGGCCTGGGTAAAGAAAATGCACATATCAACTCCCAGATTTTTTGTCACGTTTAACGATCTATTTCGTTTTGCCACCATAAAAACAGAAAGAGGAACAGGATACCCGTTTGCATGGAAATACAATTTCGGTTTATCAACTACTTTTTAA
- a CDS encoding RagB/SusD family nutrient uptake outer membrane protein encodes MEIQFRFINYFLKKLFMNNKLLEISGKCFPKLTLIALIAVIMLFAPGCKKFLDVPPIDQVPQSTLFKDEQGFKDALIGVYLGMDKNRSTYGLYTTDLSMGMLSTMAYNYDNATVANAGTGGAFYNNVVYYFYLDGEVRKEIDAIWGGLYNNIANLNNILIQIESKSEVFHRDNYNRVKGEAIALRGLFHFDLLRMFGKSPLTGSADKAIPYVTQFTIKPTSFVTLQAGLDSCIVDLLAAKELLAATDTSSVLKGVDDPFTSYTQNHLNYWAVQALLARVYLYKGDLENADLYSKAVIGSNKFPLITSNVAAATNIIRDRTFSQEHLFSVYSTKIKDYNSALYTGTVPLRLLPAGKNTVYTTGSGNASDYRYISWFDNNQAALNVPSKFFQDNNLPFELQGNVPVIRASEMYYIAAECSNKKNDISSGAALLNKVRAARGLGALNAAGITNTDSLSTEIMREYQKEFIQEGQTFFYYKRLNKDLKLVTGTPAAIPADAYVFPIPEKEKEYNH; translated from the coding sequence ATGGAAATACAATTTCGGTTTATCAACTACTTTTTAAAAAAATTATTTATGAATAATAAACTGTTGGAAATATCCGGGAAATGCTTTCCAAAACTTACACTGATCGCTTTGATAGCAGTGATCATGTTGTTTGCCCCGGGATGCAAAAAATTCCTGGATGTACCACCGATAGACCAGGTGCCTCAATCAACTCTTTTTAAAGATGAACAGGGTTTTAAAGATGCTTTGATCGGTGTTTATCTTGGAATGGATAAGAACCGTAGCACTTATGGGTTATACACTACTGATCTATCCATGGGTATGCTATCGACAATGGCTTATAATTATGATAATGCTACCGTAGCAAATGCCGGAACTGGCGGCGCTTTCTATAATAATGTGGTTTATTATTTTTATTTAGACGGGGAGGTGAGAAAGGAAATTGATGCTATCTGGGGTGGCTTGTATAATAATATTGCCAACCTGAATAATATCTTAATTCAGATCGAGAGTAAAAGTGAAGTATTCCATCGTGATAATTATAACCGGGTTAAAGGAGAAGCGATCGCTTTAAGAGGATTGTTTCATTTTGATCTGCTGAGAATGTTTGGCAAATCACCATTAACAGGTTCTGCAGATAAAGCGATCCCTTATGTTACACAATTCACTATAAAACCAACTTCCTTTGTAACACTCCAGGCAGGTCTTGATTCCTGTATAGTTGATCTCCTTGCTGCAAAAGAATTACTCGCTGCTACTGATACTTCTTCAGTATTAAAAGGAGTGGATGATCCATTTACTTCTTATACTCAAAATCATTTGAACTATTGGGCTGTGCAGGCTTTGCTGGCCCGTGTGTATTTATATAAAGGAGATCTTGAAAATGCAGACCTCTATTCAAAAGCTGTAATTGGCAGTAATAAATTTCCGCTGATCACATCCAATGTTGCTGCTGCAACCAATATCATTCGTGACAGAACTTTTTCCCAGGAGCATTTGTTTTCTGTTTATTCAACCAAGATCAAAGATTATAACTCTGCTCTTTATACAGGTACTGTACCGCTTCGGTTGCTGCCCGCAGGTAAGAACACAGTTTATACAACAGGTAGCGGTAATGCAAGCGATTACCGTTATATCTCTTGGTTTGACAATAACCAGGCAGCCTTAAATGTCCCCTCAAAATTTTTCCAGGATAATAACCTGCCATTTGAACTGCAGGGCAATGTGCCAGTGATCCGTGCTTCTGAAATGTATTATATCGCCGCAGAGTGTTCAAACAAAAAAAATGATATCAGTTCAGGTGCTGCATTACTCAACAAGGTAAGAGCGGCCCGTGGCCTGGGTGCATTGAATGCAGCGGGTATCACGAACACAGACAGTTTGTCAACGGAAATAATGAGAGAGTATCAAAAAGAATTCATACAGGAAGGCCAAACATTTTTTTATTATAAAAGACTGAATAAAGATCTGAAACTTGTAACGGGAACTCCTGCTGCAATACCTGCGGATGCGTATGTATTCCCTATACCTGAAAAAGAAAAAGAATATAATCACTAA
- a CDS encoding DUF4843 domain-containing protein, with translation MKKGIFYLILFAAILPGCKEDVPTLFAEPDGIYFSTPADSMTYTFAKYPNRLIDTLKIPVTVLGNASGTDRTISIEKLSGTDLNGIEGVHYKLLQPYTLPAGKVSTTLPVVIYRTGDMDSLSFNFKFQLKANENFVSGISAKTALKIKVGYLQKPPTWGDFTGQQWAGYSDNFGTWTKTKYKVILDALYDPVSDTTISEFPYTRFGPPVVYTQYLQLVKNYLRTRYPGNFSIPRGIGATLRDPDYRDSVILVGKANY, from the coding sequence ATGAAAAAGGGAATTTTTTATTTGATCTTATTCGCTGCCATACTTCCGGGATGTAAGGAAGATGTGCCAACGCTTTTTGCGGAACCTGATGGCATCTATTTTAGTACTCCTGCCGATAGCATGACGTATACATTTGCTAAATATCCCAACCGGCTTATAGATACGCTCAAGATCCCTGTAACTGTATTGGGGAATGCTTCAGGCACAGACAGAACGATAAGTATTGAAAAACTTTCAGGGACTGATCTTAATGGCATTGAGGGTGTTCATTACAAATTATTGCAACCTTATACACTGCCTGCAGGTAAAGTTTCAACTACATTACCTGTTGTGATCTACAGAACCGGCGACATGGATAGCCTTTCGTTCAATTTCAAATTTCAATTGAAGGCTAATGAAAATTTTGTTTCAGGTATTTCTGCAAAGACCGCATTGAAAATAAAGGTGGGTTACCTTCAAAAACCACCTACCTGGGGAGATTTTACTGGCCAACAATGGGCAGGCTATAGCGACAACTTCGGAACCTGGACAAAGACAAAATATAAAGTAATATTGGATGCATTATATGATCCGGTAAGTGATACAACGATCAGTGAGTTTCCTTACACCAGATTTGGACCACCTGTTGTCTATACTCAATACCTGCAACTCGTAAAAAATTATCTCAGAACCAGATACCCGGGAAATTTTTCAATACCACGTGGCATTGGGGCAACCTTAAGAGATCCTGATTACAGAGACAGTGTGATCCTGGTAGGAAAAGCTAATTATTGA